Proteins from a single region of Chaetodon trifascialis isolate fChaTrf1 chromosome 10, fChaTrf1.hap1, whole genome shotgun sequence:
- the LOC139337783 gene encoding palmitoyltransferase ZDHHC7-like translates to MSSGHRQRDVEQQRPLLDGKEVEESSRSEVKQLWFIQDCCGMVCAFITWFLVFFADFVVTFVMLLPSRSFWYAVVNGVVFNCLAVLALASHLRTMLTDPGAVPKGNATKKYMESLQLKPGEVIYKCPKCCSIKPERAHHCSICKRCIRKMDHHCPWVNNCVGEKNQRFFVLFTMYIAVISSHALALCGYHFITCIRVQWRECSDFSPPVTMMLMIFLCMEALLFLTFTAVMFSTQLHSICNDETEIERLKNEKPTWERQTRWAGLRSVFGGQPSLMWISPFAGLKLPIFLPKRTWRGGAAFSV, encoded by the exons ATGTCCTCAGGCCACAGGCAGAGAGACGTGGAGcagcagcgccccctgctggatgGGAAAGAGGTGGAAGAGAGCTCCCGCAGCGAGGTTAAGCAGCTCTGGTTCATCCAGGACTGCTGTGGCATGGTGTGTGCCTTCATCACCTGGTTCCTGGTCTTCTTTGCTGACTTTGTGGTCACGTTCGTCATGCTGCTGCCCTCCAGGAGCTTCTGGTACGCCGTGGTCAACGGGGTGGTCTTCAACTGCCTGGCAGTGCTGGCGCTGGCCTCCCACCTGCGCACTATGCTGACCGATCCG gGGGCTGTTCCCAAAGGAAACGCCACAAAAAAGTACATGGAGAGTCTGCAGCTGAAGCCAGGCGAAGTCATCTATAAATgtccaaaatgctgcagcatcaAACCTGAGAGGGCTCATCACTGCAG TATCTGTAAGCGCTGCATCCGCAAGATGGACCATCACTGTCCGTGGGTCAACAACTGTGTCGGAGAGAAAAACCAGCgcttctttgttcttttcact ATGTACATCGCAGTGATCTCCAGTCACGCTCTGGCTCTGTGTGGATACCACTTCATCACCTGCATCAGGGTCCAGTGGAGAG AGTGCAGtgatttctctcctcctgtgaCCATGATGCTGATGATCTTCCTCTGCATGGAGGcccttctcttcctcacctTCACAGCCGTTATGTTCAGCACTCAGCTGCACTCCATCTGCAACGACGAGACG GAGATCGAGCGCCTGAAGAACGAGAAGCCGACGTGGGAGCGTCAGACTCGCTGGGCCGGGCTGAGGTCGGTGTTTGGAGGACAGCCCTCGCTGATGTGGATCAGCCCCTTCGCTGGACTCAAGCTTCCAATCTTCCTCCCTAAACGCACCTGGAGGGGCGGGGCGGCATTCTCCGTGTGA
- the LOC139337899 gene encoding transmembrane emp24 domain-containing protein 6-like, whose translation MLCRVPCLFLVLVFWGPVCSGPQTNPHPQITDQELFWGTEQYDFSVVLRAAGMECFWHFAHRGERFYLSFMVQWVTGVGHDRHLSVSVNAPSGLMVSTVDDAKGQINFEVEETGFYQMCFSNFHNHFGTMQVFLSFGVYYDGFKDPAEHKEEEKKKKEEASKDLNNTLSIIEDASFKVERYVFHMFRYYSFSRMRKSADYFLLLSNSQYITWWSTALSLLIITSGYLQLLFLKRLFISKTCTVDEKPRC comes from the exons ATGTTGTGTAGGGTCCCCTGCTTATTTCTTGTCCTTGTGTTTTGGGGTCCGGTTTGCAGCGGACCCCAAACAAACCCCCACCCCCAAATAACGGACCAGGAGCTGTTCTGGGGCACTGAACAGTACGACTTCTCTGTGGTGCTTCGTGCTGCAGGGATGGAGTGTTTCTGGCACTTTGCTCACCGTGGAGAGAGATTCTACTTGAGCTTCATG gTCCAGTGGGTGACAGGAGTCGGCCATGACAGacacctgtctgtcagtgtcaatGCTCCCAGTGGTCTGATGGTGTCGACTGTTGATGATGCAAAGGGTCAGATCAACTTTGAGGTGGAGGAAACAG gtTTCTATCAGATGTGTTTCAGCAACTTCCACAACCACTTCGGCACCATGCAGGTCTTCCTCAGCTTCGGTGTTTATTACGACGGCTTCAAAGACCCCGCTGAGCacaaggaagaagagaagaagaagaaagaggaagccAGCAAAGACCTGAACAACACACTGAGCATCATCGAG GATGCAAGTTTCAAAGTGGAGAGATATGTCTTCCACATGTTCCGCTACTACAGTTTCAGCCGCATGAGGAAGAGCGCTGATTACTTCCTGCTACTGTCCAACTCGCAATACATCACCTGGTGGTCAACGGccctcagcctcctcatcatcacctctggctacctgcagctgctcttcctcaAGAGACTCTTCATCAGCAAGACCTGCACCGTGGATGAGAAGCCCCGCTGCTGA
- the LOC139338081 gene encoding transmembrane emp24 domain-containing protein 6-like, with protein MLLNSLLVLLSSHCVWASKSEPSLNEVDAGLFRGSDKYDFSIEVPAAGIECFWHFARQSGSFYLMYTVQWATGMANAHRLFVTVSSPQGVLIFSKMAAFGQMNFEIEVTGFYQMCLGNSNNQFGGIRVFLNFGVIYKDFEESKKGTKEGEKDLNSTLDSIEESVHKLQNQIFHVWHHYNFARLRKGKDHYLLQSNLNYITWWSATQSFVIPLSGYLQLLVLKRLFHTDSSRPRC; from the exons ATGCTGTTGAACAGTCTGCTCGTACTGTTGAGCTCTCATTGTGTCTGGGCTAGCAAGTCTGAACCTTCCCTCAATGAGGTGGATGCAGGTTTGTTCAGGGGATCAGATAAATATGACTTTTCAATTGAGGTTCCTGCTGCAGGGATTGAGTGTTTCTGGCACTTTGCCCGCCAGAGTGGAAGCTTCTACCTTATGTACACG GTTCAGTGGGCAACAGGGATGGCCAATGCTCATCGACTTTTTGTGACGGTCAGCTCTCCACAGGGTGTTCTCATATTTTCAAAGATGGCAGCCTTTGGTCAAATGAACTTTGAGATTGAGGTGACAG GTTTTTACCAGATGTGTCTTGGGAACAGCAACAACCAGTTTGGTGGGATCAGGGTCTTTCTGAACTTTGGTGTCATTTACAAAGACTTTGAGGAGTCAAAGAAAGGGacgaaagagggagagaaagacctCAACAGCACTTTGGACAGTATTGAG GAGAGTGTTCACAAGCTCCAGAATCAGATCTTCCATGTGTGGCATCATTACAACTTTGCCCGCttgaggaaaggaaaggacCACTATCTCCTCCAGTCAAACCTCAACTACATCACCTGGTGGTCAGCGACACAAAGCTTCGTCATCCCCCTGTCTGGATACCTGCAGCTCCTAGTCCTCAAAAGACTCTTCCACACAGACTCCAGCAGGCCGCGATGCTGA